cttgtgttccctctctcgctgtgtctctgtcaaataaataaataagaatgtaaCTACTACAGAAAAGCCTTTACCTATGTGGGTAGatctatataataaataaaatatcaaaaaaaaaaaaaaaaaagaatgtaaccaCTACAAGAAAGCCTTTACCTGTTCGGGTAGATCTATAAAAACATGTTGAATGTGTGAAAGCATTGTGGAATTCAAACATTACCTACCCAAGAATTCATGCTGAAAGGAAATTTATCAGTGGGGAGTGTAGTAATAAAAAGATGTATGATATGCTCTTAAATAAGATAGGCAATCACATATATAAagcataattttatcttttatagagACATGTTTAAAGATGCACATTTAAGTAGGTattaatttagataaaatttagaaagatatGCTCCAAAATTAACAATGTAATCCATGGATATGAGATTATTTAGGAGGAAGAGGGACTTTCCTTTGTgcatacatataatttttcttttcttttttttttttttttagattttatttatttatttgacagacagagatcacaagtaggcaaagaggcaggcagagagagaggaagggaagcaggctctctgctgagcacaaagcccgatgcgggactcgatccctggaccctgggatcatgacctgagctgaaggaagaggccttaacccactgagccacccagaggtcccattctttcttttttttttttttaagatcttatttatttgacagagagagacacagcgagagagggaacacaagcacggggagtgggagagggagaagcaggcttcccgcagagcagggagcctgacggtggcgggggggggggggggggggggggggggggggggggggggggggggcctcgatcccaggaccctggcatcatgacctgagccaaagacagatacttaatgACCAGGCACCCCCTATATAAGTTTTCTATGTATAAGTAAAATGgatgatttttccattttgggtatgaaagacagacaaaatgaaaaggaaatataaaggcATTCTTGGCCTACTAATTTGAAAGTCAAATATGTGAGAGAGAATGGAATACACACACGCATATAAATAGATCTTCATTGAGATAAGCGCTggaattgaaaatattaaatgttcacCACTTATACGTACAGGTTGataaggaatttttatttgtgacattaagtgtttttgttttcaaaaatttccttAATGTCTCAGTAACTTCTGTCTGTCCTCAAATCATTCTTTCAGCCATCTTGGTGCCTGTATAAGCTTGTGTAAAAAAGGTACCACCACAGAGTAtcttcaacaacagaaatgtattgtctctcagttctggaagctagaagtctgaaatcaaggtgtcagcagtgtTGGTTTTTACCCTGGGCACTGTGAGGGAAATCTCTTCCATGCTTCTCTCCAAGCTGTgtcttggcttgtagatggcattctttctgtgttttcctgaCCTTCCCCCTTCACGTGTCTGTCTCTGGGTCCAAATTctcccacttcattttttttgtaaagacATAGTCATATTTGATTAAGGTTCACCCAAGTGACTTCATCTTAGCTTAGTCATCTGTTAAAAACCCTGTTTCCAATAAGGTCGTATTGACAGATACTGGAGGTTAAAAACTTCAACATCTTTTAATGGGATATAATGACCATCCAGCAGTTTTTCTGACAGCTCTagtagaatgaaatgaaatatgacCTCGTATTTACTTTGATGTGTGTATGGGCATCTCTCTTGAGTCTTATTTGGGCAATACGACACCAGTGGGTCTTGGGAGAGTAGAAATCCATGAACTGAATTTCTGGCATCGTGGCATCTTGGGCTGATTCTGGCATGTGGGTAGCGCTCCAGCTATGAAAGATTTGTTGCAGgaatggtttaaaaaagaaaggggaaaatattgcaaggaggaggaaaacagggAAAGTGATGAGAAGGGGATAGGGTCTGAGTTCTATGGCTTCTCGTGTCCTCAGCTCTAGGGACTCAGCCAGCATAGAGCTCAGCGCCTAGTCCCCAGAGATGATTAATTAGCCAGGATAGtcgagggggaggaggagaagaaaaggggagaggATCCAAGGGATCCGGAGGAAAGCTGAGAGATTGGGAGGgtagggaagggggaaggagagagagcggGATAGAgcggggctggaggagaggaagacagTATGTCCCAAAGTTGGTCCGGGAAGCAGATATTGGATCATACAGGTTTCTCTATGGCCACTAAGTGGCAGTATTAGCAAGGACTGCTAATTAGCAATGACCACGGTCACTGACTACCAGAGTGAACTTCCTTGCTGCTGTTATCTTGGTTATCTCATCTTCGAGGACATCTGTTGGTTTTCTTGGTCCTCCTCACATCCATACTACCTTCTTCTGAGAACAGTACTTCAATTTTCCTCGGTGGAACTACCACACTTCTATTAAGGTATGCCACATACACTTGCATAGGCACACTGCACAAACCCAGAGGAATCATACACTTAGATTTCTGAGTTGTACCTGCTGAAATTGAGCAGTGCCAAACCTAACAACTGTCAATGGCAGCCATTGAACGATGGTCCAGTGAGTTGCCTGTCCCATTCCTGGCCTCAGTGGAGCAGAGTCTTTCTGATATGGAAGACCTGAAGCCCTTGCCCATTAATTGCTGTTATGTAGATCTCTGGAGTTATCCTGATTCTGGTTCTTACCAACTCCAGCAAATTCCTTTTGAATGTAGCTATTCAGAAATACTTTGTGTTGCCAACAAAGAAACCCAATAAGTCACAATCCACTCCTCAGGCTTTCCTCAGACTGGAAGCCAAATCACAGGAAAGGGTCTTGAGTGTTAAAATGAAAGCTGGTCTTTGTTCCTTATCCAGCATTTATTCACCCAGCAATGACTTCTGGagacctgctgtgtgccaggcactgttctaggctctgggaAACAACAGTGAAAAGCCTGACACGGCCCCTGCCTTCATAAGATCTGCTTATTTAGAATCTGGTGAGGAAGACCACAATTTTTATTAGCCACAACTAGCTATAGCATTGCAAAGAGCTATAGAATTCCAAATTGTAAGGAGTGCTGGGAGGGAAAGGAATGGAACGCTGTgtggaagatatttttaagtaaatagcatttattttagGCTTGCGAAGTGCAAGCACTTTCCATGCCTCCGAACGATCACCAGAACAATGCTGCAGTTTAAATCCCACTGTAGGTCCTATTTCACAGATGTGAAAACAAAACCtacacaaatagaaagatataatattaataatttgtaaatacaaatataaataagggTTTTGCCAGGACCCGGGACTTTACATACTAAAAGTGAGGGCAGTCCTGGGCAAACACAGACCAGCTGTCGTTCTAAGGAATAACTCGGCTAAGGTCACACTTTAGGGAGCGGTGGGCTGACTACTGACTCCAGATCTAATTTGACTCCAAAGTTCACATACATAGTGACCATCCCAAGGGTGCCCTCGGATGTGAGCAGTCTCTGGAGAAACGGGGGCGAGCTGGAGAGGCTAAGGGCAGGTCAGCGGGAGGGGGAGGCAATGGTCCAGCAAGAGATGGGAATGGAGATGAAAGGAGGCTTTCTCCCATCAGTAAGTGCATGGataggaagggagaagggagaagaagtgGGATGACTCAAGGGTTTTGGCTCAGGAGTGGGGAGGATGTGATCTGGGGGGAGAAGGACAATGATTCAGATTGGCCCTAGTGGGTGTATCATCGAGGTGGAAACGGTGGTGTACAGCTGGAGAAGAGTCTCAGAATTGGGGAATCCTCTTGGCTTAGCTTGTCAGAGCCCAGAGACCAGCTGGAAATGAAAGCCTCCGGATCAGCCAGGCTTTCTGGGTTGCAAGCAACAGACACTGACTCAGACCAGCATAACCAAAAAGATGGACGTTTTAATGAGGATTTCGGGAGACTCCTTGAACCAAGTTAGAATACAGGACGGAAATAGGGCAGACTGGGTGGCAGGAATGAACTACATCTTGGGGGATGCCACTGCCACCACTGCCCCCAGACAGCGGATGTCATGCTGCTGTGGCTGCTTCCACTGCCGCTGAACAATGGACACCACCCTTGCTGTTGCTAGCATAAATAAAAtactcctgccttcctcctccccccttccccctcccccgtgCATTTGTATCAGTTGCTGAAGATTCAAGTTCTGGGCCTCTGATTAACTGAATCCAATTCACATGGCCCACGCGCATCCCAGgcagcagaggaaaagaaaagcaagtgtctgatttttcagatttccttagtgGGAGAAGGCatcctgccttcttcttcttcttcttttttttttttttttttaagattttatttatttatttgacagagatcacaagtaggcagagaggcaggcagagagagagagaggaggaagcaggctccctgctgagcagagagcctgatacggggctccatcccaggaccctgggatcatgacctgagccgaaggcagaggctttaacccactgagccatccaggcaccccggcaTCCTGCCTTCTAGCAAGATTTACACATGGGTGATTTCCCATGTCCAGAAAGGATAttcagaaatcaaggaatcaaagtgaatgaatgataataaaatgtCTAATGCAATTTCTGCAGCTGTCATATGCACCCATGCCATTGTATAAATGAGGTTCAAAGAAAAGTCCTGTAATGTGCAGAGTTGTCCAGAAGTGGCCCCCAAAAGTTCTCACAGGGTTGCCTGGGCATTGAGCCCTCTGTGTCATGGAGGGGGAGTGCCTCCTTCTTAGTTTCCGTGAGACTGGGGGCTCTCTCCACAGCAGAAGAGGCTGTACCTTTGCATGGTTCCCAGTGTCCCCAAAGGCAGGTGCAGTGCCCAGACAACCCCTGCGAAGCACAGGCATCCCCAACCTCTTCTGCCTGGTGCCCAGGCAGTTTGTTGCTTCCCTTCATTGATGAGGCTGCTTTCACATGCTCCCCCATAAAAAGGGAGAGTGACAGGTGTGGGATCCCACCCCTGGAACACAGACTACACCACAGTCCAGTAAATCACTCGTGTCCTCGTTCCCTTCTGTGAGATAACAGTGGGATGGGGCACCTGTGCATTTTCTTCTCACCCTGACCCTCAACTTGAACTTTACTACCAACACAATCAATCTTACTTTAACCCATTCTGTGAGATGTCTGAATTTCTCCTGAGTCTGACGAGTGGAGACCCCAAAGGGACCACCTTGCCCTAGCAATTCTTTGCCAAGGTCTTAGAGCAGTTGGGGCTACCTAGAAAACCCTTGTCCGCCCCACCCTAGTTTCCATTTTGGCCCTGTCTCCCTATCTGCCAATGCtatcttctttgttctttgttcttcgGTACTTtaatgccttctctctctcttttttagaaggttttatttatttattgagagctaGAGAGCGcgagcagaagcagaaggagctggggagtggcagaaggagagggagaagcaaggagtctgatgtaggactcaatcctaggaacttgatcccaggaccctgagatcatgacctagcagaaggcagatgcttaaccaactgaaccagccaggcgccctaaATCCTTCTTCTTAGAGGAAAGGCTTTTAAGAACTTCCCATTCACACTGAAGTTTCAGGTTAACTCCTTCTCCCAAGGAAATGTGCATATCTGGGAAAGACAGTGCTTAACCACTTCAAATAAGCACAACGGTGGATTGGTGATAtttgtagagaaaaaaatataagaatttttttgtggtggggggggagggaatgTCCTAGACTCCTTTCAATGAAAACATGGAGACCCTGCCTGCAGGTAAGGCTGGTTCCAGGAGTCTTTTTGCGGTCCTCCCTCCCTGCACTATGAGGTTGGGTGGTCCTAGAAGCCTGGACCCAGGCCACAGGTCCAGAGGGCTCACATCTAGTTTAGACAAGGCAAGTGCGTCCAGCACCCACCTGCCTTCCTCATCGGTTGCATCAGCCAGGATCCCAGTGCTGGGCTGGACGTGtcgtccctccctcccccgtTAGAATGGGAGCTCCTGAGAGTGGGGGCCCTGTCGGCATCACCTCTGTAGTATCTGAAATGCCCCGCAGGCTGCCCTGTATGTAGCAGGGTCTCAACAGAGTCACATGTCACCATCAGCATCCGGGGGGAGGCACCATCTGGTGCTGATGCTGgcaagacaaaaaaacaaaaaaaaacaaaaaaaaccactccCCGAATCTTTAGGAAGAGTGCACCCAGATTCCCAAGAGATCCCTGGTGAATGCCCCTGACCTACTCAATCTGCAAAGGTGCATCCCAGGCTGCCCTTAGGCCACAGGGTGCTTTTGTGTAAAATATAAAGAGGTTCTCCCTCTTAGATTTGTATAGTTATTAAGCTGGAAAATTGTTTTACCAAATATACAGGTCTAGGCTGTGATGTTAATGGTGACCCCCTAgggttgtgcagtgcacaacctgcacACCTCTACTAAACAGCCCTGGACACCACTCCCTCTTCAGTAGAGATAAAGTAGTGGGCCTTGCCCTCAGGGGCCAGGATCCCCCTCCGGGTCTGGACATCGTGCTCCCTGGTTGCTTCTAAGAGCCCGGCCTGATCTGGGAACAATCTTTGATGACACTGTAGTACACAGGGGTGGCCTCCTGGGGCGGGAGCTGGGGACCGGCCCGCTGGCACTGAAACAGACTGTGGAAGGCCTCCCAGAAGCGCTGGGACATAAGGGCGTAGATGACGGGGTTGACTGCGCTGTTCAGGTAGACGCAAAGGCGGCAGAagagcaggaagccagggctGAGGTAGGGCGGGCTCAGGAAGGAATTCACCACCACCAGGGTGCGGTAAGGCAGCCACAGCAGAGCGAAAACCAGCACCAACACAGCCAGCATCTTGGTGACCTACCAGGTAAGACAGGAAATAGAGGGACGTGTGGGTGGGCACCGAGGGAGAATCCCGGGTTCCCTGCCTCTCTGCGGGCTTGGGAGGGGAAGAGGCCAAAAGAGCATCTGGGCCTTTGCGATTGGTGCCCTCAtgcatccccccgcccccctccatgATGCCTGTCCCATCCCCAGCTAGGACACTGCTGTGCCTCCTTCCAGACCCCACTCAAGCCATTTTCAGTAAGGGACACTCCCCCCAATACCCCCAATCCACCCTTGAAGCCCTTGGATGGGTCGCCGTTTTTAGTAGCAGTAAATTCTCGAATCCACTGcctttatggggggggggggacttgaaGATTAAAGGAGTGAATACAGATAAAGAAAGCAGAACGGGGCCTGGCAGCCACTAAGTGGGATTGGAGCTGCGAACACAACCTCTACTACTACCATGACAAGTGCACAGAGTTCAGAGCCAGGAACAGCCAGGTTACGGTCCTGGTTCTACTCCTAACCAGCTGTTTAACTGGGACATACCTCTCTGTCCAGCTCAACCCCTTCTCCGCAACATCCCTGACCACGAACTCGCTGGTGGTGCTTTCaatgccccccactccccactccccctccagACTCTCCTTCCTGGCTTTGCCTTTGACTGCCAGtcttgtccccctcccccacctctcagcACCCCCCCTTCATTCTTGGCCAGCACTTCCCTAACAGTGGAGCTGAAGCAAAGCCTCCTAGAGGTGGTACCCCAGGGAAGAGGTTTCAAAAGATGCTCTAAATTCCAGAATGGAAAGACCACCAGGGAGCATCAGTCAATGGGAGACAGTGACACACCCAGGCCCGCCCACACCCACCCCTGGAGTCCTCAGTGACTCTTCCCAAGACCAAATCTTGGGTGGCAAAAGGTCACTTACTAGAGCTTAAATTGCTCCAGCACTCTGGGCGCGCCGCACTGGTTCTGCCTAGAAACCCCTGGATACATGGAATCGGCTCTCAGGAATACTGGAGAGATGACTTTCTCATCAAGGAGGAAGCTAGCTTGGAATGTTCCTGCCTAAgattgcttctcagagtccaggAGTATAAGTGACTCCTCCAAAGAGGCCTCGGCCCGCCTCAATCTATAAGCTTCAGTGCTGTAATATTCTCCAGGAACCAGAAACCTTAGGAATTCCCAAATCAGTCTTGACTCCTGATTTCACTAAATTCAGATTTAACTCTATTCCATTTTAGGTTCATTTGGGTGATTCCTACTAGATAGCAGGGGGCGGGCTTTGGAGCcagtctgccttgggttcagacCTTGGTTCTGGCACTTACCGTTCCTGTCACCTGGAACAActcctctgtgactcagtttcctcatctgtcaaactGAGATGATAACCGCACATACATCTTGGAGTAGTTACAGACACTCAATATACTAACTTGTATAagaccagtgcctggcacagagcagattCTTGATAATCATTGACTACTACTATCAGCAGTAGTATTTTCCACTTTGTTCTCCTAGACATTCTGCTTTCATTCAGTGCCTCTCGCCTGTTGCTGTTGTACACGGCATTCTGCAAGGGCTCTCTTGGGCTTCAAAGAATGCTGTCTTTAGACTGcccacagtaaaaaaaaacactgatgctcaaaaaaaaaaaaaaaaacagtaataagaGGTACCCTACACTGAATACTTATTAAGTGCCAGGttcataatacccactaccatcCACGGAGGTGGATGGGCACTATAATGACAATGACTTTACAGAGTTgaaaatcaaggctcagagaggtgaagtgacttacccaaggccacacagcaagatGTTAACAAAGCTGGGCCCTAGAAAGACCCAGGTCGGGAAGACTATTTTCACTAGCCGAAGTTTCACCTAAAGCACAGGCCAGGTGGGGGCTTGAACCCAACCCTTTTAGGCTGAGCCGGAGAGTGGTAAACAGAGAAGTAAATAAGtggtgggaaggtgggaggggcatTTGTCTGGAGGGGAAGGTGATGCTGGGCGTACAGCCAGAGAGTTCCTGTTCCATACTGGCTCAGCCTGGGTCCAGTCCCCTTTCCTCTAAAACCCACCTTGAGCTAACATGCTTGCAAGGAGGAGCTGTTTGAGGCAGCTGGAAGAGCCCCCCAACAGTGCACCCACCccaggaggaagggagatggTGCAGATGGTCCTTGCCTGTCTCAGCAGTGACTCAGCAGGGGCGAggtgtcctcctccctcccccgcccgctGAAGGTGTGGGTGGCAGGCTGAGGATAAAGACCAGCTGGGCTCTGGGAGCCCTCCTTCCACCTGCATTCCTTGAATCCCCTTGCAAGACCACACTGCTGGAGTGTGGGTGGAGGATATAAGGAGTCCTGGACACTTCCCTCCATGTGTCACCTTTTCACTCCCTTGTCCCCTCTGAGCCTGTTCCTTTATCCATTAAGATAGGCGTGAGACCTCCTGGATGGGTTCAATAGCAGGAATGATCAAAGGACCAGGCATACCACGGAAAGTGCTCCCTAAGGGCTGGGTCTCTCTTGACCGCATCCCAACCCATCCCCCTCTTATGCTGGCTGGTTCTCAGAGATCATGCAGGCAGTTTTAGGGTCAGATAGGGTAAAGGCTTAGgaaagtcacttcccctctctgagtctcagtctcCAGATCATTAGGAGAGTACCACCCTGGGTGTGGCCACTGGTcgtgaatgtttaaaaaaaacaaccagtcTTAACTGAACATTTAGTTTGTGACATGGCTTCACAGAGGCTAAAGGCTTCACATGGTTAATCCCATTTCTCAGGACACTCCAATGTGGTGGGCGCTGTCATTACCCCATATAgcggaggaggaaactgaggctcagaaaggcaaAGTGGTAGCTCCAAAATCAAGCCTAGTAAGTGGCAGGACAGGGATTGACACTTGAGGAGTTTGACTCCAAAAGGGCCCAAGCTTCCCTCTGTCCATCTGCTGGCAGGGCATAGCGGTCCCAATGAAGACTGAGGTCCCCACCTGCTTCCGGGAGTTGAGGGCGCCTCTCTTGCCCCTGGAGGAGTAGCGCTGGTGGCCAGAGGGGCGACCCTGGTGCGCTGAGCCCGAGTGTCCCCGGTCTTCAGACGGCAGCGGCCCCACAAAGAGGATGCGCGCTATGAGCAGGTAGAACGCGGTGGCCAGGCCCAAGGGCAGCGCATAGAAGAGCGCAAAGTCCAGGAAGTAGATGGGCAGGTATAGAGAGCGTGACACGCGGTAGCCACACTGCACCTGCACGCCGTCGGCGTACGCCGTCTCGCTTGTGTCCACCAGGAAGAGCCAGAGGACGCAGTAGGCGCTGATGCCCAGCCACACCGATGCGGCGATGCGCTTGGCCCTTGCCACCGTGCACAGAGTTTGGGCGCGCAGCGGGTGGCAGATGGCGAGGTAGCGCTCCACGGTGAACGCGGTGATGGAGCCTGTGGACGCGTTGATGCCCACGTACTGCAGGTAGGTGATGCCCAGGCAGCCTGCGTGGCCGAAGATCCAAACCCGGGTGGACGCCCCCTCCGCTATGGTGGGCACTCCCGCCGCCAGGAGCACCAGCAGGTCAGCGGCAGCCAGGCTCACCAAATAACAGTTGGTGGGTGTGACCATTTGGCGGCTCCGGAGCACCACCAGGACCACCATGGCGCTGCCTGCCACGCCGACAGCGCACACGAGGGGCACCAGGGTCAAGGTCACCACCAGTACAGCCAGCGGAGGCCGGGGCATGGTGCCCAGGCCCGAAGCGTTCGCGCGCTCAGGGTGCTGGGTGCGGTTCTCCATGCGCGTGGCTCCGAAGGCTCTGAAGGCAGTGGCGAGCTGGGGGAATTACCCCAGCTGCAAAGGTGCCCTCCGGGGATCTGGAGACGCTCTCCGTGCCGGAAGTTGGGGGTCCGGCAGCTGCCTCCTGCCGAACAGGTTTCTCCAGCTCCGTGCAGGGTCTCACTGTCGCCGCTCAGGACGCTGGGGACTTGGAGGAATCAGGAGCAGGAACCGGGAGATAGGCGCGTGCTGCTCAGTTTCCAAGACGCCTTTTAAGTCTAAGTTGGCGCGATATTACCCGGGGTGAAGTTTACTGCAGGGGCGCGTTGCAGACTGGAGCGTGGCGCTCCCGGAGTGCACGGGGATCCCAGATGCCGCCCCCTACGGACCGACTGCTGGCGTCCTCTCAGGTCTTACCTCCGCTCTCTAAGTTCGCGGGGCTCAGGACTCTGATCTGAGGCGTCCGGTCAAGGAAGCGCGGTGAGGTGTGGGGTCTCCGCCTCGCTAGCTTTTCCCTTTGCTCTGCTTTCGGGGACCACCCCAGGCGGGCTCCTCCGCGGAGTTAGCGTGTTACTCCACTGATACCGCTTGGCTGATTCTGGTTGACCGGGTCCTGCACCCGTTCTTTCCCACTGGCTCTTGCACGGCACCCTGGGCActtggggtcggggtggggggatgcagggtgaggtggggaagggatgCTAAAGGCAGCAGTGGTATGGGCGCCCTGCTCGcatgcctctttctctcctctgcaggGGCGGCTCCgcggggcagtgggggaggagtCGGCCA
The window above is part of the Lutra lutra chromosome 9, mLutLut1.2, whole genome shotgun sequence genome. Proteins encoded here:
- the LOC125109904 gene encoding thyrotropin-releasing hormone receptor-like — protein: MPRPPLAVLVVTLTLVPLVCAVGVAGSAMVVLVVLRSRQMVTPTNCYLVSLAAADLLVLLAAGVPTIAEGASTRVWIFGHAGCLGITYLQYVGINASTGSITAFTVERYLAICHPLRAQTLCTVARAKRIAASVWLGISAYCVLWLFLVDTSETAYADGVQVQCGYRVSRSLYLPIYFLDFALFYALPLGLATAFYLLIARILFVGPLPSEDRGHSGSAHQGRPSGHQRYSSRGKRGALNSRKQVTKMLAVLVLVFALLWLPYRTLVVVNSFLSPPYLSPGFLLFCRLCVYLNSAVNPVIYALMSQRFWEAFHSLFQCQRAGPQLPPQEATPVYYSVIKDCSQIRPGS